One part of the Pieris napi chromosome 4, ilPieNapi1.2, whole genome shotgun sequence genome encodes these proteins:
- the LOC125049047 gene encoding perilipin-4 isoform X40 has product MFSGIADKNLGAFRSIGEKTASLFERKKKDAEQLAQEKAAEAAHVVEEQVKKTGELIAGAEKSANDAANSASETKQSAIDALDKELSKVSLAAGEAKDAAAKAVADGKKVVDTTKDTLATTVDNTKKAAETALNTAKDTLSSTVDTTKSTAQSVVDTGKSYATGAKDSVSSTVDSTKMSAQSTLETGKSYFDSTKDTVTSTVDSTKKAAQSTMETGKSYVDSAKDTVQSTFKSTVDTAKSTANSVVETGKSYVDTAKDSVTSTVDSTKKTATSVVDTGSSYIGAAKDTVTNTVQSTFDVTKNVAQAAVEKGTALVGTAKAPNILCSLLDTVVHAVDTTKSVAQGAVDTTKTAAQSAVDTTKSVAQNIVEKGTSLVGTARDTVASTVDSTKNVAASAADKGFGLINSAKESVTNSVNSTVDTSKSVATSAYDKGTSYVSSAKDTVSSTIDSTKNVAASAVDKGVSLVGSAKDSVTNTLYGTVDASKNVASSVYEKGSSLVGAAKDTVASTLDTTKNVASSAVEKGSSLVGSAKDSVSSTVQNTVDTTKNVASAVYDKSASLVTGAKDTVSSVVSGDSNDTINTTVDHTKKAAEDAKEKARLAAEAAKEEATRVANAAVEESKKAAEKAAADASNAVHSTVDNTLKRMEAAADEGLKNAGHVVDGKLKDADKYLNEKRENLVSNLTSTANDGADAAAGLLSKGLTQFSK; this is encoded by the exons GTGCGTTCCGAAGCATCGGAGAGAAAACAGCATCCCTCTTCGAGAGGAAGAAGAAGGATGCTGAGCAGCTCGCCCAAGAGAAAGCAGCTGAGGCCGCCCACGTTGTCGAAGAGCAGGTGAAGAAGACTGGTGAACTGATCGCTGGTGCTGAGAAGAGCGCTAATGATGCTGCTAACTCAG CATCTGAAACGAAGCAATCGGCTATTGATGCTCTTGACAAGGAGCTGTCGAAGGTGTCCTTAGCTGCTGGTGAGGCCAAGGACGCGGCAGCGAAGGCAGTAGCTGACGGCAAGAAGGTCGTTGACACCACCAAAG ATACGCTAGCAACGACAGTTGATAACACAAAGAAAGCAGCGGAAACAGCACTGAACACAGCAAAAG ATACGCTCAGTAGCACAGTAGACACTACTAAGAGCACAGCACAGTCTGTTGTGGATACGGGAAAGAGTTACGCAACTGGGGCAAAAG ATTCTGTATCAAGTACTGTAGATAGCACAAAGATGTCCGCTCAAAGTACCTTAGAAACAGGGAAATCTTACTTCGATTCCACAAAAG ATACTGTTACAAGCACTGTTGATAGTACAAAGAAAGCTGCTCAAAGTACAATGGAAACCGGAAAATCTTACGTTGACTCTGCTAAAG ATACCGTTCAAAGCACATTTAAGAGCACAGTAGATACAGCAAAAAGCACAGCCAATTCTGTAGTCGAAACTGGAAAATCTTACGTCGATACAGCTAAAG acTCTGTCACCAGCACTGTAGATTCTACCAAAAAAACGGCCACGTCAGTTGTCGATACTGGGTCATCATACATTGGTGCAGCTAAAG ATACTGTGACTAATACCGTACAAAGCACATTTGATGTAACAAAGAATGTTGCCCAAGCCGCTGTTGAAAAAGGCACTGCTCTTGTAGGCACCGctaaag CCCCTAACATTTTATGTTCGCTTTTAGACACCGTAGTACATGCCGTAGATACGACAAAATCTGTCGCACAAGGCGCAGTAGACACAACTAAAACTGCAGCACAAAGCGCAGTGGACACGACCAAATCTGTAGCACAAAATATTGTAGAAAAGGGCACGTCATTAGTAGGCACTGCTAGAG aCACCGTAGCAAGCACTGTTGATTCTACCAAAAATGTAGCAGCATCAGCAGCTGATAAAGGATTTGGCTTAATTAATAGTGCTAAAG aatCAGTTACAAATTCAGTCAATTCTACTGTAGATACTTCTAAATCAGTAGCAACATCTGCGTACGATAAAGGAACTTCATATGTTAGCTCCGCGAAAG ACACAGTATCTAGCACGATAGATAGTACTAAAAATGTAGCAGCGTCAGCTGTCGATAAAGGAGTTTCTTTAGTAGGAAGTGCTAAAG ATTCAGTTACAAATACATTGTACGGTACAGTAGATGCTAGTAAGAACGTGGCTTCATCCGTTTATGAAAAAGGATCCTCATTAGTTGGTGCAGCAAAAG ATACGGTAGCGAGCACTCTTGATACTACCAAAAACGTAGCGTCATCGGCAGTAGAAAAGGGCTCTTCTTTAGTTGGTAGTGCAAAAG aTTCAGTATCAAGCACAGTTCAAAATACAGTAGACACTACCAAGAATGTAGCTAGCGCAGTTTACGACAAGAGTGCGTCACTCGTTACGGGTGCAAAAG ATACGGTCTCAAGTGTGGTGTCGGGTGATTCCAATG ATACCATTAACACGACGGTAGATCACACCAAGAAGGCTGCTGAAGATGCAAAAGAGAAGGCAAGGTTGGCTGCGGAGGCAGCAAAAGAAGAGGCTACACGAGTTGCTA ATGCAGCAGTAGAAGAATCCAAGAAAGCAGCAGAAAAGGCTGCAGCAGATGCAAGCAATGCTGTTCACAGTACTGTCGACAACACATTAAAACGTATGGAAGCAGCCGCTGATGAAGGACTGAAGAATGCTGGCCACGTCGTTGATGGGAAACTTAAGGATGCCGACAAGTACCTCAATGAGAAACGTGAAAAT CTGGTCTCAAACTTGACATCAACAGCAAATGATGGCGCCGACGCGGCAGCGGGACTTCTTAGCAAAGGCCTGACTCAATTCTCTAAGTAA
- the LOC125049047 gene encoding perilipin-4 isoform X39, with protein MFSGIADKNLGAFRSIGEKTASLFERKKKDAEQLAQEKAAEAAHVVEEQVKKTGELIAGAEKSANDAANSASETKQSAIDALDKELSKVSLAAGEAKDAAAKAVADGKKVVDTTKDTLATTVDNTKKAAETALNTAKDTLSSTVDTTKSTAQSVVDTGKSYATGAKDTLSSTVEAAQKSAQSAFDTGKSYVDTAKDTVTSTVDSTKKAAQSTMETGKSYVDSAKDTVQSTFKSTVDTAKSTANSVVETGKSYVDTAKDSVTSTVDSTKKTATSVVDTGSSYIGAAKDTVTNTVQSTFDVTKNVAQAAVEKGTALVGTAKAPNILCSLLDTVVHAVDTTKSVAQGAVDTTKTAAQSAVDTTKSVAQNIVEKGTSLVGTARDTVASTVDSTKNVAASAADKGFGLINSAKESVTNSVNSTVDTSKSVATSAYDKGTSYVSSAKDTVSSTIDSTKNVAASAVDKGVSLVGSAKDSVTNTLYGTVDASKNVASSVYEKGSSLVGAAKDTVASTLDTTKNVASSAVEKGSSLVGSAKDSVSSTVQNTVDTTKNVASAVYDKSASLVTGAKDTVSSVVSGDSNDTINTTVDHTKKAAEDAKEKARLAAEAAKEEATRVANAAVEESKKAAEKAAADASNAVHSTVDNTLKRMEAAADEGLKNAGHVVDGKLKDADKYLNEKRENLVSNLTSTANDGADAAAGLLSKGLTQFSK; from the exons GTGCGTTCCGAAGCATCGGAGAGAAAACAGCATCCCTCTTCGAGAGGAAGAAGAAGGATGCTGAGCAGCTCGCCCAAGAGAAAGCAGCTGAGGCCGCCCACGTTGTCGAAGAGCAGGTGAAGAAGACTGGTGAACTGATCGCTGGTGCTGAGAAGAGCGCTAATGATGCTGCTAACTCAG CATCTGAAACGAAGCAATCGGCTATTGATGCTCTTGACAAGGAGCTGTCGAAGGTGTCCTTAGCTGCTGGTGAGGCCAAGGACGCGGCAGCGAAGGCAGTAGCTGACGGCAAGAAGGTCGTTGACACCACCAAAG ATACGCTAGCAACGACAGTTGATAACACAAAGAAAGCAGCGGAAACAGCACTGAACACAGCAAAAG ATACGCTCAGTAGCACAGTAGACACTACTAAGAGCACAGCACAGTCTGTTGTGGATACGGGAAAGAGTTACGCAACTGGGGCAAAAG ATACATTATCAAGCACAGTAGAAGCTGCACAAAAATCAGCACAATCTGCTTTTGATACTGGAAAGAGTTACGTAGATACAGCTAAAg ATACTGTTACAAGCACTGTTGATAGTACAAAGAAAGCTGCTCAAAGTACAATGGAAACCGGAAAATCTTACGTTGACTCTGCTAAAG ATACCGTTCAAAGCACATTTAAGAGCACAGTAGATACAGCAAAAAGCACAGCCAATTCTGTAGTCGAAACTGGAAAATCTTACGTCGATACAGCTAAAG acTCTGTCACCAGCACTGTAGATTCTACCAAAAAAACGGCCACGTCAGTTGTCGATACTGGGTCATCATACATTGGTGCAGCTAAAG ATACTGTGACTAATACCGTACAAAGCACATTTGATGTAACAAAGAATGTTGCCCAAGCCGCTGTTGAAAAAGGCACTGCTCTTGTAGGCACCGctaaag CCCCTAACATTTTATGTTCGCTTTTAGACACCGTAGTACATGCCGTAGATACGACAAAATCTGTCGCACAAGGCGCAGTAGACACAACTAAAACTGCAGCACAAAGCGCAGTGGACACGACCAAATCTGTAGCACAAAATATTGTAGAAAAGGGCACGTCATTAGTAGGCACTGCTAGAG aCACCGTAGCAAGCACTGTTGATTCTACCAAAAATGTAGCAGCATCAGCAGCTGATAAAGGATTTGGCTTAATTAATAGTGCTAAAG aatCAGTTACAAATTCAGTCAATTCTACTGTAGATACTTCTAAATCAGTAGCAACATCTGCGTACGATAAAGGAACTTCATATGTTAGCTCCGCGAAAG ACACAGTATCTAGCACGATAGATAGTACTAAAAATGTAGCAGCGTCAGCTGTCGATAAAGGAGTTTCTTTAGTAGGAAGTGCTAAAG ATTCAGTTACAAATACATTGTACGGTACAGTAGATGCTAGTAAGAACGTGGCTTCATCCGTTTATGAAAAAGGATCCTCATTAGTTGGTGCAGCAAAAG ATACGGTAGCGAGCACTCTTGATACTACCAAAAACGTAGCGTCATCGGCAGTAGAAAAGGGCTCTTCTTTAGTTGGTAGTGCAAAAG aTTCAGTATCAAGCACAGTTCAAAATACAGTAGACACTACCAAGAATGTAGCTAGCGCAGTTTACGACAAGAGTGCGTCACTCGTTACGGGTGCAAAAG ATACGGTCTCAAGTGTGGTGTCGGGTGATTCCAATG ATACCATTAACACGACGGTAGATCACACCAAGAAGGCTGCTGAAGATGCAAAAGAGAAGGCAAGGTTGGCTGCGGAGGCAGCAAAAGAAGAGGCTACACGAGTTGCTA ATGCAGCAGTAGAAGAATCCAAGAAAGCAGCAGAAAAGGCTGCAGCAGATGCAAGCAATGCTGTTCACAGTACTGTCGACAACACATTAAAACGTATGGAAGCAGCCGCTGATGAAGGACTGAAGAATGCTGGCCACGTCGTTGATGGGAAACTTAAGGATGCCGACAAGTACCTCAATGAGAAACGTGAAAAT CTGGTCTCAAACTTGACATCAACAGCAAATGATGGCGCCGACGCGGCAGCGGGACTTCTTAGCAAAGGCCTGACTCAATTCTCTAAGTAA
- the LOC125049047 gene encoding perilipin-4 isoform X42, which translates to MFSGIADKNLGAFRSIGEKTASLFERKKKDAEQLAQEKAAEAAHVVEEQVKKTGELIAGAEKSANDAANSASETKQSAIDALDKELSKVSLAAGEAKDAAAKAVADGKKVVDTTKDTLATTVDNTKKAAETALNTAKDTLSSTVDTTKSTAQSVVDTGKSYATGAKESSDNSIEMSKEIGDSFLETTKQYVSSVKDSVSSTVDSTKMSAQSTLETGKSYFDSTKDSVTNTIQSTVDTTKQTAQSAVDTGKSYVTSAKDTLSSTVEAAQKSAQSAFDTGKSYVDTAKESVGVNKNASVEASKSYIDSAKDTVTSTVDSTKKAAQSTMETGKSYVDSAKDTVQSTFKSTVDTAKSTANSVVETGKSYVDTAKDSVTSTVDSTKKTATSVVDTGSSYIGAAKDTVTNTVQSTFDVTKNVAQAAVEKGTALVGTAKDTVASTVDSTKNVAASAADKGFGLINSAKDSVTNTLYGTVDASKNVASSVYEKGSSLVGAAKDTVASTLDTTKNVASSAVEKGSSLVGSAKDSVSSTVQNTVDTTKNVASAVYDKSASLVTGAKDTVSSVVSGDSNDTINTTVDHTKKAAEDAKEKARLAAEAAKEEATRVANAAVEESKKAAEKAAADASNAVHSTVDNTLKRMEAAADEGLKNAGHVVDGKLKDADKYLNEKRENLVSNLTSTANDGADAAAGLLSKGLTQFSK; encoded by the exons GTGCGTTCCGAAGCATCGGAGAGAAAACAGCATCCCTCTTCGAGAGGAAGAAGAAGGATGCTGAGCAGCTCGCCCAAGAGAAAGCAGCTGAGGCCGCCCACGTTGTCGAAGAGCAGGTGAAGAAGACTGGTGAACTGATCGCTGGTGCTGAGAAGAGCGCTAATGATGCTGCTAACTCAG CATCTGAAACGAAGCAATCGGCTATTGATGCTCTTGACAAGGAGCTGTCGAAGGTGTCCTTAGCTGCTGGTGAGGCCAAGGACGCGGCAGCGAAGGCAGTAGCTGACGGCAAGAAGGTCGTTGACACCACCAAAG ATACGCTAGCAACGACAGTTGATAACACAAAGAAAGCAGCGGAAACAGCACTGAACACAGCAAAAG ATACGCTCAGTAGCACAGTAGACACTACTAAGAGCACAGCACAGTCTGTTGTGGATACGGGAAAGAGTTACGCAACTGGGGCAAAAG aaAGTTCTGATAATTCAATAGAAATGTCCAAGGAAATTGGAGATTCGTTTTTAGAGACAACTAAACAATATGTCTCTAGTGTTAAAG ATTCTGTATCAAGTACTGTAGATAGCACAAAGATGTCCGCTCAAAGTACCTTAGAAACAGGGAAATCTTACTTCGATTCCACAAAAG actcCGTTACAAATACTATTCAATCAACGGTAGACACGACAAAGCAAACGGCTCAATCAGCCGTTGATACGGGAAAATCATATGTCACTAGTGCCAAAG ATACATTATCAAGCACAGTAGAAGCTGCACAAAAATCAGCACAATCTGCTTTTGATACTGGAAAGAGTTACGTAGATACAGCTAAAg AATCCGTAGGGGTGAACAAAAATGCAAGCGTCGAAGCAAGCAAATCGTATATAGATTCTGCCAAAG ATACTGTTACAAGCACTGTTGATAGTACAAAGAAAGCTGCTCAAAGTACAATGGAAACCGGAAAATCTTACGTTGACTCTGCTAAAG ATACCGTTCAAAGCACATTTAAGAGCACAGTAGATACAGCAAAAAGCACAGCCAATTCTGTAGTCGAAACTGGAAAATCTTACGTCGATACAGCTAAAG acTCTGTCACCAGCACTGTAGATTCTACCAAAAAAACGGCCACGTCAGTTGTCGATACTGGGTCATCATACATTGGTGCAGCTAAAG ATACTGTGACTAATACCGTACAAAGCACATTTGATGTAACAAAGAATGTTGCCCAAGCCGCTGTTGAAAAAGGCACTGCTCTTGTAGGCACCGctaaag aCACCGTAGCAAGCACTGTTGATTCTACCAAAAATGTAGCAGCATCAGCAGCTGATAAAGGATTTGGCTTAATTAATAGTGCTAAAG ATTCAGTTACAAATACATTGTACGGTACAGTAGATGCTAGTAAGAACGTGGCTTCATCCGTTTATGAAAAAGGATCCTCATTAGTTGGTGCAGCAAAAG ATACGGTAGCGAGCACTCTTGATACTACCAAAAACGTAGCGTCATCGGCAGTAGAAAAGGGCTCTTCTTTAGTTGGTAGTGCAAAAG aTTCAGTATCAAGCACAGTTCAAAATACAGTAGACACTACCAAGAATGTAGCTAGCGCAGTTTACGACAAGAGTGCGTCACTCGTTACGGGTGCAAAAG ATACGGTCTCAAGTGTGGTGTCGGGTGATTCCAATG ATACCATTAACACGACGGTAGATCACACCAAGAAGGCTGCTGAAGATGCAAAAGAGAAGGCAAGGTTGGCTGCGGAGGCAGCAAAAGAAGAGGCTACACGAGTTGCTA ATGCAGCAGTAGAAGAATCCAAGAAAGCAGCAGAAAAGGCTGCAGCAGATGCAAGCAATGCTGTTCACAGTACTGTCGACAACACATTAAAACGTATGGAAGCAGCCGCTGATGAAGGACTGAAGAATGCTGGCCACGTCGTTGATGGGAAACTTAAGGATGCCGACAAGTACCTCAATGAGAAACGTGAAAAT CTGGTCTCAAACTTGACATCAACAGCAAATGATGGCGCCGACGCGGCAGCGGGACTTCTTAGCAAAGGCCTGACTCAATTCTCTAAGTAA
- the LOC125049047 gene encoding perilipin-4 isoform X38, whose amino-acid sequence MFSGIADKNLGAFRSIGEKTASLFERKKKDAEQLAQEKAAEAAHVVEEQVKKTGELIAGAEKSANDAANSASETKQSAIDALDKELSKVSLAAGEAKDAAAKAVADGKKVVDTTKDTLATTVDNTKKAAETALNTAKDTLSSTVDTTKSTAQSVVDTGKSYATGAKESSDNSIEMSKEIGDSFLETTKQYVSSVKDSVSSTVDSTKMSAQSTLETGKSYFDSTKDSVTNTIQSTVDTTKQTAQSAVDTGKSYVTSAKDTLSSTVEAAQKSAQSAFDTGKSYVDTAKESVGVNKNASVEASKSYIDSAKDTVTSTVDSTKKAAQSTMETGKSYVDSAKDTVQSTFKSTVDTAKSTANSVVETGKSYVDTAKDSVTSTVDSTKKTATSVVDTGSSYIGAAKDTVTNTVQSTFDVTKNVAQAAVEKGTALVGTAKDTVASTVDSTKNVAASAADKGFGLINSAKDTVSSTIDSTKNVAASAVDKGVSLVGSAKDSVTNTLYGTVDASKNVASSVYEKGSSLVGAAKDTVASTLDTTKNVASSAVEKGSSLVGSAKDSVSSTVQNTVDTTKNVASAVYDKSASLVTGAKDTVSSVVSGDSNDTINTTVDHTKKAAEDAKEKARLAAEAAKEEATRVANAAVEESKKAAEKAAADASNAVHSTVDNTLKRMEAAADEGLKNAGHVVDGKLKDADKYLNEKRENLVSNLTSTANDGADAAAGLLSKGLTQFSK is encoded by the exons GTGCGTTCCGAAGCATCGGAGAGAAAACAGCATCCCTCTTCGAGAGGAAGAAGAAGGATGCTGAGCAGCTCGCCCAAGAGAAAGCAGCTGAGGCCGCCCACGTTGTCGAAGAGCAGGTGAAGAAGACTGGTGAACTGATCGCTGGTGCTGAGAAGAGCGCTAATGATGCTGCTAACTCAG CATCTGAAACGAAGCAATCGGCTATTGATGCTCTTGACAAGGAGCTGTCGAAGGTGTCCTTAGCTGCTGGTGAGGCCAAGGACGCGGCAGCGAAGGCAGTAGCTGACGGCAAGAAGGTCGTTGACACCACCAAAG ATACGCTAGCAACGACAGTTGATAACACAAAGAAAGCAGCGGAAACAGCACTGAACACAGCAAAAG ATACGCTCAGTAGCACAGTAGACACTACTAAGAGCACAGCACAGTCTGTTGTGGATACGGGAAAGAGTTACGCAACTGGGGCAAAAG aaAGTTCTGATAATTCAATAGAAATGTCCAAGGAAATTGGAGATTCGTTTTTAGAGACAACTAAACAATATGTCTCTAGTGTTAAAG ATTCTGTATCAAGTACTGTAGATAGCACAAAGATGTCCGCTCAAAGTACCTTAGAAACAGGGAAATCTTACTTCGATTCCACAAAAG actcCGTTACAAATACTATTCAATCAACGGTAGACACGACAAAGCAAACGGCTCAATCAGCCGTTGATACGGGAAAATCATATGTCACTAGTGCCAAAG ATACATTATCAAGCACAGTAGAAGCTGCACAAAAATCAGCACAATCTGCTTTTGATACTGGAAAGAGTTACGTAGATACAGCTAAAg AATCCGTAGGGGTGAACAAAAATGCAAGCGTCGAAGCAAGCAAATCGTATATAGATTCTGCCAAAG ATACTGTTACAAGCACTGTTGATAGTACAAAGAAAGCTGCTCAAAGTACAATGGAAACCGGAAAATCTTACGTTGACTCTGCTAAAG ATACCGTTCAAAGCACATTTAAGAGCACAGTAGATACAGCAAAAAGCACAGCCAATTCTGTAGTCGAAACTGGAAAATCTTACGTCGATACAGCTAAAG acTCTGTCACCAGCACTGTAGATTCTACCAAAAAAACGGCCACGTCAGTTGTCGATACTGGGTCATCATACATTGGTGCAGCTAAAG ATACTGTGACTAATACCGTACAAAGCACATTTGATGTAACAAAGAATGTTGCCCAAGCCGCTGTTGAAAAAGGCACTGCTCTTGTAGGCACCGctaaag aCACCGTAGCAAGCACTGTTGATTCTACCAAAAATGTAGCAGCATCAGCAGCTGATAAAGGATTTGGCTTAATTAATAGTGCTAAAG ACACAGTATCTAGCACGATAGATAGTACTAAAAATGTAGCAGCGTCAGCTGTCGATAAAGGAGTTTCTTTAGTAGGAAGTGCTAAAG ATTCAGTTACAAATACATTGTACGGTACAGTAGATGCTAGTAAGAACGTGGCTTCATCCGTTTATGAAAAAGGATCCTCATTAGTTGGTGCAGCAAAAG ATACGGTAGCGAGCACTCTTGATACTACCAAAAACGTAGCGTCATCGGCAGTAGAAAAGGGCTCTTCTTTAGTTGGTAGTGCAAAAG aTTCAGTATCAAGCACAGTTCAAAATACAGTAGACACTACCAAGAATGTAGCTAGCGCAGTTTACGACAAGAGTGCGTCACTCGTTACGGGTGCAAAAG ATACGGTCTCAAGTGTGGTGTCGGGTGATTCCAATG ATACCATTAACACGACGGTAGATCACACCAAGAAGGCTGCTGAAGATGCAAAAGAGAAGGCAAGGTTGGCTGCGGAGGCAGCAAAAGAAGAGGCTACACGAGTTGCTA ATGCAGCAGTAGAAGAATCCAAGAAAGCAGCAGAAAAGGCTGCAGCAGATGCAAGCAATGCTGTTCACAGTACTGTCGACAACACATTAAAACGTATGGAAGCAGCCGCTGATGAAGGACTGAAGAATGCTGGCCACGTCGTTGATGGGAAACTTAAGGATGCCGACAAGTACCTCAATGAGAAACGTGAAAAT CTGGTCTCAAACTTGACATCAACAGCAAATGATGGCGCCGACGCGGCAGCGGGACTTCTTAGCAAAGGCCTGACTCAATTCTCTAAGTAA
- the LOC125049047 gene encoding perilipin-4 isoform X29: MFSGIADKNLGAFRSIGEKTASLFERKKKDAEQLAQEKAAEAAHVVEEQVKKTGELIAGAEKSANDAANSASETKQSAIDALDKELSKVSLAAGEAKDAAAKAVADGKKVVDTTKDTLATTVDNTKKAAETALNTAKDTLSSTVDTTKSTAQSVVDTGKSYATGAKESSDNSIEMSKEIGDSFLETTKQYVSSVKDSVSSTVDSTKMSAQSTLETGKSYFDSTKDSVTNTIQSTVDTTKQTAQSAVDTGKSYVTSAKDTLSSTVEAAQKSAQSAFDTGKSYVDTAKESVGVNKNASVEASKSYIDSAKDTVTSTVDSTKKAAQSTMETGKSYVDSAKDTVQSTFKSTVDTAKSTANSVVETGKSYVDTAKDSVTSTVDSTKKTATSVVDTGSSYIGAAKDTVTNTVQSTFDVTKNVAQAAVEKGTALVGTAKAPNILCSLLDTVVHAVDTTKSVAQGAVDTTKTAAQSAVDTTKSVAQNIVEKGTSLVGTARDTVASTVDSTKNVAASAADKGFGLINSAKESVTNSVNSTVDTSKSVATSAYDKGTSYVSSAKDTVSSTIDSTKNVAASAVDKGVSLVGSAKDSVTNTLYGTVDASKNVASSVYEKGSSLVGAAKDTINTTVDHTKKAAEDAKEKARLAAEAAKEEATRVANAAVEESKKAAEKAAADASNAVHSTVDNTLKRMEAAADEGLKNAGHVVDGKLKDADKYLNEKRENLVSNLTSTANDGADAAAGLLSKGLTQFSK, translated from the exons GTGCGTTCCGAAGCATCGGAGAGAAAACAGCATCCCTCTTCGAGAGGAAGAAGAAGGATGCTGAGCAGCTCGCCCAAGAGAAAGCAGCTGAGGCCGCCCACGTTGTCGAAGAGCAGGTGAAGAAGACTGGTGAACTGATCGCTGGTGCTGAGAAGAGCGCTAATGATGCTGCTAACTCAG CATCTGAAACGAAGCAATCGGCTATTGATGCTCTTGACAAGGAGCTGTCGAAGGTGTCCTTAGCTGCTGGTGAGGCCAAGGACGCGGCAGCGAAGGCAGTAGCTGACGGCAAGAAGGTCGTTGACACCACCAAAG ATACGCTAGCAACGACAGTTGATAACACAAAGAAAGCAGCGGAAACAGCACTGAACACAGCAAAAG ATACGCTCAGTAGCACAGTAGACACTACTAAGAGCACAGCACAGTCTGTTGTGGATACGGGAAAGAGTTACGCAACTGGGGCAAAAG aaAGTTCTGATAATTCAATAGAAATGTCCAAGGAAATTGGAGATTCGTTTTTAGAGACAACTAAACAATATGTCTCTAGTGTTAAAG ATTCTGTATCAAGTACTGTAGATAGCACAAAGATGTCCGCTCAAAGTACCTTAGAAACAGGGAAATCTTACTTCGATTCCACAAAAG actcCGTTACAAATACTATTCAATCAACGGTAGACACGACAAAGCAAACGGCTCAATCAGCCGTTGATACGGGAAAATCATATGTCACTAGTGCCAAAG ATACATTATCAAGCACAGTAGAAGCTGCACAAAAATCAGCACAATCTGCTTTTGATACTGGAAAGAGTTACGTAGATACAGCTAAAg AATCCGTAGGGGTGAACAAAAATGCAAGCGTCGAAGCAAGCAAATCGTATATAGATTCTGCCAAAG ATACTGTTACAAGCACTGTTGATAGTACAAAGAAAGCTGCTCAAAGTACAATGGAAACCGGAAAATCTTACGTTGACTCTGCTAAAG ATACCGTTCAAAGCACATTTAAGAGCACAGTAGATACAGCAAAAAGCACAGCCAATTCTGTAGTCGAAACTGGAAAATCTTACGTCGATACAGCTAAAG acTCTGTCACCAGCACTGTAGATTCTACCAAAAAAACGGCCACGTCAGTTGTCGATACTGGGTCATCATACATTGGTGCAGCTAAAG ATACTGTGACTAATACCGTACAAAGCACATTTGATGTAACAAAGAATGTTGCCCAAGCCGCTGTTGAAAAAGGCACTGCTCTTGTAGGCACCGctaaag CCCCTAACATTTTATGTTCGCTTTTAGACACCGTAGTACATGCCGTAGATACGACAAAATCTGTCGCACAAGGCGCAGTAGACACAACTAAAACTGCAGCACAAAGCGCAGTGGACACGACCAAATCTGTAGCACAAAATATTGTAGAAAAGGGCACGTCATTAGTAGGCACTGCTAGAG aCACCGTAGCAAGCACTGTTGATTCTACCAAAAATGTAGCAGCATCAGCAGCTGATAAAGGATTTGGCTTAATTAATAGTGCTAAAG aatCAGTTACAAATTCAGTCAATTCTACTGTAGATACTTCTAAATCAGTAGCAACATCTGCGTACGATAAAGGAACTTCATATGTTAGCTCCGCGAAAG ACACAGTATCTAGCACGATAGATAGTACTAAAAATGTAGCAGCGTCAGCTGTCGATAAAGGAGTTTCTTTAGTAGGAAGTGCTAAAG ATTCAGTTACAAATACATTGTACGGTACAGTAGATGCTAGTAAGAACGTGGCTTCATCCGTTTATGAAAAAGGATCCTCATTAGTTGGTGCAGCAAAAG ATACCATTAACACGACGGTAGATCACACCAAGAAGGCTGCTGAAGATGCAAAAGAGAAGGCAAGGTTGGCTGCGGAGGCAGCAAAAGAAGAGGCTACACGAGTTGCTA ATGCAGCAGTAGAAGAATCCAAGAAAGCAGCAGAAAAGGCTGCAGCAGATGCAAGCAATGCTGTTCACAGTACTGTCGACAACACATTAAAACGTATGGAAGCAGCCGCTGATGAAGGACTGAAGAATGCTGGCCACGTCGTTGATGGGAAACTTAAGGATGCCGACAAGTACCTCAATGAGAAACGTGAAAAT CTGGTCTCAAACTTGACATCAACAGCAAATGATGGCGCCGACGCGGCAGCGGGACTTCTTAGCAAAGGCCTGACTCAATTCTCTAAGTAA